One genomic segment of Tubulanus polymorphus chromosome 4, tnTubPoly1.2, whole genome shotgun sequence includes these proteins:
- the LOC141904663 gene encoding uncharacterized protein LOC141904663, which translates to MLKYNLNVIDQPNRRTYDLVKIEPGSEHGYFTIRFKSPNETSQLTFPLWENGGLWRVCDSIGDKYRASLNINRPTRCLHYFGITVKYFKKSGTAWEFELVRSAEVCAIVALAASVISTSLCIFGMIRQQAVSMMISGVCGLAAGVYCVFTAILMHLNVSSFSEYDEVLSQTIASELVKVKLISLSWSCYLCWAVVILQLINGALILWVTQKMTQIMMNYPSKYRQLCSM; encoded by the exons AtgttgaaatacaatttaaacGTTATCGATCAGCCGAACCGACGGACTTACGacttagtgaaaatagaaccGGGTTCCGAGCACGGTTACTTTAcaatcaggttcaaatcccctAATGAAACGTCGCAATTGACGTTCCCCCTGTGGGAGAACGGTGGATTGTGGAGGGTATGTGACAGTATCGGAG atAAGTATCGCGCCAGTTTGAATATAAATAGACCGACTAGGTGCCTTCATTATTTTGGCATCACTGTAAAATACTTCAAGAAGTCTGGCACAG cTTGGGAATTTGAGTTAGTGAGGTCGGCAGAGGTATGTGCGATTGTCGCATTAGCAGCTTCGGTGATATCGACGAGTTTGTGTATATTTGGTATGATCAGACAACAGGCTGTATCAATGATGATATCTGGTGTCTGTGGACTCGCGGCAG GTGTTTATTGCGTGTTTACGGCAATTCTGATGCACCTAAATGTGTCTTCGTTTTCTGAATACGACGAAGTGCTATCACAAACTATCGCATCAGAACTCGTGAAGGTGAAGCTTATTTCGCTGTCCTGGTCGTGTTACTTGTGTTGGGCAGTCGTGATATTACAGTTGATAAACGGTGCATTGATACTGTGGGTAACTCAGAAAATGACGcaaattatgatgaattacCCTTCTAAGTACagacaactttgttccatgtgA
- the LOC141903485 gene encoding uncharacterized protein LOC141903485, producing MAVITMENEGNSSLVCFVVVSVFSVLGLVFCLLFLVFNCRYRHLRLIKMSSPNINLLLLLGGALAYLSCSVYGLNSLNTSVDSAQSSSVICQIWCWMVNIGFSLLYGSMFAKSWRVYRIFRNTTVKRIVIKDGILIGIVFTLVVVDVIVLGAWQGFDPLEFVHEEILKTHFEYDFIMSFQISLNASEPMQDIISMSSCRSQYSSAWLSGIIVYKGALLFYGTYLSWSIRHVTLPAMSESSSIIISSHVTMIAGCACVAVTSKMQQWPDALYVFVAAVVWISTTVTLFLVFTPKILAWKNSSADQFSKVTLTSQVFGSPNSSYEQIEEEMYHLVAENRALKKSLTSKDVTIQSLQTHVVSARQKLVRLMVDQEFVDTPIYDSGYGDTGAEYQLPSSDLQSSPNTIDSGVSTQGSPPLNDVPEPQCTCPHSHGHELDESMATNRSLKNSKLKRRASLRSVKSIKSCASERIVYGLVKDLDNLNDISTHLRTAIVKEIDTCRPKSAVYDDICAKQNLAGTIADSYALDDNCATYNFIRTYMRREGHVSCDASVVSPPTGQSIKNGMDVSRAPRTLESCGYVSGPGSAMSRCSSCDSINYLSNDRFYPTPTSRRSRYGARASGRSTLSTRSGRRRSRRNRGLKTATTATDIRTVHPKDVIVQMPRDPLQNITNVAKRREIASTISIV from the exons ATGGCC GTGATCACGATGGAAAACGAAGGAAACTCGTCGCTGGTGTGTTTTGTAGTTGTTTCTGTATTCTCGGTGCTTGGACTTGTTTTCTGCCTGTTGTTTTTAGTATTCAACTGCCGATACAGACATCTGAG GCTGATTAAGATGTCCAGTCcgaatataaatctcttattGCTACTAGGGGGCGCATTAGCTTATCTTTCGTGTTCAGTTTATGGACTGAACAGTTTGAATACAAGTGTAGACAGCGCTCAGTCATCTAGCGTTATATGTCAG ATCTGGTGTTGGATGGTAAACATTGGGTTCTCACTTCTATATGGATCGATGTTCGCCAAATCGTGGCGTGTTTATCGCATATTTCGAAATACAACCGTCAAACGAATCGTGATAAAAGATGGAATTCTGATCGGCATAGTTTTCACGCTGGTCGTCGTTGATGTTATAGTGTTAGGAGCGTGGCAAGGATTTGACCCACTTGAA TTCGTTCACGAAGAAATTCTTAAAACACATTTCGAATATGATTTCATTATGTCATTTCAGATATCGTTGAATGCGTCCGAACCGATGCAAGATATCATTTCGATGAGCTCGTGTAGAAGTCAATACAGTTCAGCCTGGCTTTCTGGTATTATTGTCTACAAGGGGGCGCTGTTATTTTACGGTACATACCTTTCGTGGTCCATCCGTCACGTGACACTACCCGCAATGAGCGAATCGTCGTCGATCATTATCAGCAGCCACGTGACCATGATTGCCGGTTGCGCATGCGTCGCCGTGACGTCGAAGATGCAACAATGGCCGGATGCTCTTTACGTATTCGTTGCTGCAGTCGTTTGGATATCAACCACGGTTACATTATTCCTCGTATTTACGCCAAAG ATTCTGGCTTGGAAGAACAGCAGCGCCGATCAGTTCTCTAAAGTGACGCTGACGTCACAAGTGTTCGGTTCGCCAAACTCAAGTTACGAACAAATAGAAGAGGAAATGTATCATTTAGTAGCAGAGAATAGAGCACTTaaaaaatctttaacttcA AAAGATGTAACGATTCAATCTCTGCAGACTCACGTAGTCAGCGCTCGTCAGAAACTGGTACGATTGATGGTGGACCAGGAATTCGTAGATACTCCTATTTACGATAGCGGGTATGGAGACACTGGCGCAGAATATCAACTACCTAGCAGCGACTTGCAATCCAGCCCTAATACGATCGACTCCGGAGTGTCGACGCAAGGCAGTCCACCTTTAAACGACGTCCCGGAACCTCAGTGCACGTGTCCCCATTCCCACGGTCACGAACTCGACGAAAGTATGGCTACAAACCGCAGCCTGAAAAATTCCAAGTTGAAACGTCGAGCCAGTCTTCGTAGCGTAAAAAGTATCAAGAGTTGCGCATCGGAACGAATCGTCTACGGATTAGTGAAAGATCTCGATAATCTGAACGATATTAGTACGCATCTGAGAACTGCTATAGTAAAAGAAATCGATACTTGTCGCCCGAAATCGGCTGTTTACGATGATATTTGTGCGAAACAAAATTTAGCGGGAACCATCGCCGATAGTTACGCCCTAGATGACAATTGCGCAACTTATAATTTCATCAGAACCTACATGCGACGTGAGGGTCACGTGTCATGCGATGCATCCGTTGTATCGCCCCCTACCGGCCAAAGTATCAAAAATGGAATGGACGTTTCGCGAGCGCCGAGAACTTTGGAATCGTGCGGTTATGTCAGCGGACCAGGTTCTGCGATGTCCAGGTGTTCCTCGTGCGACAGTATAAACTATCTATCGAACGATAGATTTTATCCGACGCCTACTTCACGTCGTTCCCGATACGGGGCGCGCGCGTCTGGTCGGTCGACCCTATCGACTCGTTCCGGCCGCCGGCGCTCGCGACGAAACCGCGGATTGAAAACGGCAACCACCGCAACCGATATCAGAACGGTACATCCGAAAGACGTGATCGTACAGATGCCACGAGACCCGCTTCAAAATATAACGAACGTAGCGAAACGACGGGAAATTGCGTCGACTATCTCAATCGTATAG
- the LOC141903558 gene encoding aladin-like isoform X2, whose amino-acid sequence MSSLRAFNLPPAEGMVTICERDGTMAVIPHDEIEHTPKLLNYPDVTVSREMMKPTLTKESARSAFIEHNETLRRRILHAWYEHGITGVLEELVNENSSVSKLSTYLLAAVRWINSLHGSMFPHLSMSSDGMVTEFSSHADWLNSPIRAFVWHPHIIKYAVCLQDDSIRVYSKQTEIVPTLKHKLQKGVSEVAWKPFSASILAVACQTCVLIWHVDPMSLSTRPSTSSVQVLSQSGHCPITSLAWCPKGGVLVSASAADTAMMVWDVATEVCIPLRRYGGGGVSLLRWSPDGSKLLSATPSTIFRVWDSQTWTCEKWSKLAGRCQVACWNPQGTVLLFATRDEPTIYSLTFGNIEQTSSAMIGGSKMAISCIDVSEVEVTSGGNETIRVGGTVHSMVWDPTGERLAVQFTGENGSSLVVLFRTKVHNMIEIIPCGFIRGHPGEKPHLISFQPDFDKGAVLTVVWSSGRVAFIPLYYIPMNSMNPHSIYRNLPTNGHIHQTELFTDRLNPSAPS is encoded by the exons ATGAGCAGCTTAAGAGCGTTTAACCTACCACCTGCTgaaggcatggtaacaatatGTGAAAGAGACGGCACAATGGCAGTTATCCCGCATGATGAAATCGAGCACACTCCAAAG ttatTGAATTACCCCGATGTGACCGTTTCGCGTGAAATGATGAAACCGACTTTAACGAAAGAATCGGCCCGGTCGGCGTTCATAGAACACAACGAAACCCTGCGAAGAAGAATTCTGCATGCGTG GTACGAACACGGTATAACAGGAGTCCTCGAAGAACTCGTCAACGAGAACAGTTCAGTATCTAAACTATCCACGTATCTGTTAGCAGCAGTTAGATGGATTAATTCGTTACATGGTTCGATGTTCCCTCATCTATCG ATGTCGAGCGATGGGATGGTAACCGAATTTTCATCGCATGCAGATTG GTTGAACAGTCCGATTCGAGCGTTTGTCTGGCATCCGCATATCATCAAATACGCCGTCTGCTTACAAGACGATTCAATACGTGTTTACAGTAAACAAACGGAAATCGTGCCAACGCTTAAACACAAATTGCAGAAAGGGGTATCGGAAGTCGCTTGGAA GCCATTTTCGGCGTCAATTCTAGCCGTTGCATGTCAGACGTGTGTGCTCATTTGGCATGTAGATCCTATGTCATTGTCAACCAG gcCATCAACCAGTTCGGTTCAGGTTCTCAGTCAGAGCGGGCATTGCCCGATTACAAGCCTCGCCTGGTGTCCAAAAGGTGGCGTTCTTGTGTCGGCATCAGCGGCTGATACAGCCATGATG GTATGGGACGTTGCTACGGAAGTTTGTATACCGTTACGTCGATATGGAGGGGGCGGCGTGTCACTGTTACGCTGGTCACCAGATGGCAGCAAATTACTCTCTGCGACGCCCTCGACGATTTTCCGAGTTTGGGATAGTCAAACGTGGACGTGTGAAAAGTGGTCGAAGTTAGCTGGAAGATGTCAG GTTGCTTGTTGGAATCCACAGGGAACAGTTTTATTGTTCGCTACGAGAGATGAACCAACAATCTATTCGTTAACGTTTGGTAATATCGAGCAGACGTCCAGCGCGATGATCGGCGGATCAAAAATGGCGATCAGCTGTATCGACGTATCGGAAGTGGAAGTCACATCTGGCGGCAATGAAACAATAAG GGTTGGAGGAACGGTGCATTCAATGGTTTGGGATCCGACTGGTGAACGTTTGGCTGTTCAATTCACA GGTGAAAATGGTTCGAGTTTGGTTGTGCTGTTCAGAACAAAGGTTCATAATATGATTGAAATTATTCCTtg TGGATTTATCCGAGGCCATCCGGGCGAAAAACCTCATCTGATCAGTTTTCAACCCGATTTCGACAAAGGCGCCGTGCTGACCGTG gTTTGGTCAAGCGGAAGAGTAGCGTTTATTCCTCTGTATTATATCCCCATGAACTCGATGAATCCACATTCGATTTACCGGAATTTACCGACCAACGGACACATAcatcaaacagaattattcACCGATCGACTCAATCCTTCAGCACCGAGTTAA
- the LOC141903558 gene encoding aladin-like isoform X1, with product MSSLRAFNLPPAEGMVTICERDGTMAVIPHDEIEHTPKLLNYPDVTVSREMMKPTLTKESARSAFIEHNETLRRRILHAWYEHGITGVLEELVNENSSVSKLSTYLLAAVRWINSLHGSMFPHLSMSSDGMVTEFSSHADWLNSPIRAFVWHPHIIKYAVCLQDDSIRVYSKQTEIVPTLKHKLQKGVSEVAWKPFSASILAVACQTCVLIWHVDPMSLSTRPSTSSVQVLSQSGHCPITSLAWCPKGGVLVSASAADTAMMVWDVATEVCIPLRRYGGGGVSLLRWSPDGSKLLSATPSTIFRVWDSQTWTCEKWSKLAGRCQVACWNPQGTVLLFATRDEPTIYSLTFGNIEQTSSAMIGGSKMAISCIDVSEVEVTSGGNETIRVGGTVHSMVWDPTGERLAVQFTDNGENGSSLVVLFRTKVHNMIEIIPCGFIRGHPGEKPHLISFQPDFDKGAVLTVVWSSGRVAFIPLYYIPMNSMNPHSIYRNLPTNGHIHQTELFTDRLNPSAPS from the exons ATGAGCAGCTTAAGAGCGTTTAACCTACCACCTGCTgaaggcatggtaacaatatGTGAAAGAGACGGCACAATGGCAGTTATCCCGCATGATGAAATCGAGCACACTCCAAAG ttatTGAATTACCCCGATGTGACCGTTTCGCGTGAAATGATGAAACCGACTTTAACGAAAGAATCGGCCCGGTCGGCGTTCATAGAACACAACGAAACCCTGCGAAGAAGAATTCTGCATGCGTG GTACGAACACGGTATAACAGGAGTCCTCGAAGAACTCGTCAACGAGAACAGTTCAGTATCTAAACTATCCACGTATCTGTTAGCAGCAGTTAGATGGATTAATTCGTTACATGGTTCGATGTTCCCTCATCTATCG ATGTCGAGCGATGGGATGGTAACCGAATTTTCATCGCATGCAGATTG GTTGAACAGTCCGATTCGAGCGTTTGTCTGGCATCCGCATATCATCAAATACGCCGTCTGCTTACAAGACGATTCAATACGTGTTTACAGTAAACAAACGGAAATCGTGCCAACGCTTAAACACAAATTGCAGAAAGGGGTATCGGAAGTCGCTTGGAA GCCATTTTCGGCGTCAATTCTAGCCGTTGCATGTCAGACGTGTGTGCTCATTTGGCATGTAGATCCTATGTCATTGTCAACCAG gcCATCAACCAGTTCGGTTCAGGTTCTCAGTCAGAGCGGGCATTGCCCGATTACAAGCCTCGCCTGGTGTCCAAAAGGTGGCGTTCTTGTGTCGGCATCAGCGGCTGATACAGCCATGATG GTATGGGACGTTGCTACGGAAGTTTGTATACCGTTACGTCGATATGGAGGGGGCGGCGTGTCACTGTTACGCTGGTCACCAGATGGCAGCAAATTACTCTCTGCGACGCCCTCGACGATTTTCCGAGTTTGGGATAGTCAAACGTGGACGTGTGAAAAGTGGTCGAAGTTAGCTGGAAGATGTCAG GTTGCTTGTTGGAATCCACAGGGAACAGTTTTATTGTTCGCTACGAGAGATGAACCAACAATCTATTCGTTAACGTTTGGTAATATCGAGCAGACGTCCAGCGCGATGATCGGCGGATCAAAAATGGCGATCAGCTGTATCGACGTATCGGAAGTGGAAGTCACATCTGGCGGCAATGAAACAATAAG GGTTGGAGGAACGGTGCATTCAATGGTTTGGGATCCGACTGGTGAACGTTTGGCTGTTCAATTCACAG ACAATGGTGAAAATGGTTCGAGTTTGGTTGTGCTGTTCAGAACAAAGGTTCATAATATGATTGAAATTATTCCTtg TGGATTTATCCGAGGCCATCCGGGCGAAAAACCTCATCTGATCAGTTTTCAACCCGATTTCGACAAAGGCGCCGTGCTGACCGTG gTTTGGTCAAGCGGAAGAGTAGCGTTTATTCCTCTGTATTATATCCCCATGAACTCGATGAATCCACATTCGATTTACCGGAATTTACCGACCAACGGACACATAcatcaaacagaattattcACCGATCGACTCAATCCTTCAGCACCGAGTTAA